One part of the Archangium lipolyticum genome encodes these proteins:
- a CDS encoding cbb3-type cytochrome c oxidase subunit I, translated as MSPSSSIAAEPGAVPAPDEHHEHHPSYLVDGTTVKSWLLTLDHKRIGVMYLIWVLLFFLIGGIYALIVRLELLTPGPTIIDAMTYNRAFTMHGVVMIFLFMIPAIPGAFGNFMLPLMLGAKDVAFPKLNLASLYLLLSGAVIAIWGMINGGMDTGWTFYTPYSTHTTTTVAPILFGAFIIGFSSIATGLNFIVTTHTMRAPGITWFKMPLFVWAMYATACIQVLATPVLGLVLLLVVGENIFHFGIFDPARGGDPVLFQHLFWFYSHPAVYIMVLPSFGVMSEVVATYSRKNIFGYRAVAFSSLGIAFVGFFAWGHHMFVSGQSTFNAGVFAVLTMLVGVFTAIKVFNWVGTVYKGAVDFKTPFAYFCGFLYFTVFGGMTGVAFATASLDVPWHDTYFVVAHFHFIMVGATIMAFMAALHYWFPKMFGKTYHEGWGLVSAALIILGFNATFIPQFLLGNAGMPRRYYEYPERFQTLNVASTAGASLLAFGFIISAIYLVYALVYGQRASANPWHSRGYEWLTASPPPTHNFVGPQPTYTEEPHLYVGPEKSEVPDAV; from the coding sequence ATGAGCCCATCCAGTAGCATCGCAGCCGAGCCGGGCGCCGTGCCCGCGCCGGATGAGCATCACGAGCACCACCCGAGCTACCTCGTCGATGGCACCACGGTGAAGTCGTGGCTGCTGACGCTGGATCACAAGCGCATCGGCGTGATGTACCTCATCTGGGTCCTGCTCTTCTTCCTCATTGGCGGCATCTACGCGCTGATCGTCCGCCTGGAGCTGCTGACTCCGGGACCGACCATCATCGACGCGATGACGTACAACCGCGCCTTCACCATGCATGGCGTGGTCATGATCTTCCTGTTCATGATCCCCGCCATCCCCGGCGCCTTCGGCAACTTCATGCTGCCGCTGATGCTGGGCGCCAAGGACGTGGCCTTCCCGAAGCTGAACCTGGCCTCGCTCTACCTGCTGCTGAGCGGCGCGGTCATCGCCATCTGGGGAATGATCAACGGCGGTATGGACACGGGCTGGACGTTCTACACCCCGTACAGCACGCACACGACGACGACGGTGGCGCCCATCCTCTTCGGCGCGTTCATCATCGGCTTCAGCTCCATCGCCACGGGCCTCAACTTCATCGTCACCACGCACACCATGCGTGCGCCGGGCATCACCTGGTTCAAGATGCCGCTGTTCGTGTGGGCCATGTACGCCACGGCGTGCATCCAGGTGCTGGCCACGCCGGTGCTGGGTCTGGTGCTCCTGCTGGTGGTGGGTGAGAACATCTTCCACTTCGGCATCTTCGATCCGGCCCGCGGTGGAGACCCGGTGCTCTTCCAGCACCTGTTCTGGTTCTACTCGCACCCCGCCGTGTACATCATGGTGCTGCCGTCCTTCGGCGTGATGAGCGAGGTGGTGGCCACCTACAGCCGCAAGAACATCTTCGGCTACCGCGCGGTGGCGTTCTCGTCGCTGGGCATCGCCTTCGTGGGCTTCTTCGCGTGGGGCCACCACATGTTCGTGTCGGGCCAGTCCACGTTCAACGCGGGCGTGTTCGCGGTGCTGACGATGCTGGTGGGCGTGTTCACCGCCATCAAGGTCTTCAACTGGGTGGGAACCGTCTACAAGGGCGCGGTCGACTTCAAGACGCCCTTCGCCTACTTCTGCGGCTTCCTCTACTTCACCGTGTTCGGCGGCATGACGGGCGTGGCCTTCGCCACGGCGTCGCTGGACGTGCCCTGGCACGACACCTACTTCGTGGTGGCGCACTTCCACTTCATCATGGTGGGCGCGACCATCATGGCCTTCATGGCGGCGCTCCACTACTGGTTCCCGAAGATGTTCGGGAAGACGTACCACGAGGGGTGGGGTCTGGTGTCCGCGGCGCTCATCATCCTGGGCTTCAACGCCACGTTCATCCCGCAGTTCCTCCTGGGCAACGCGGGCATGCCGCGGCGCTACTACGAGTACCCGGAGCGCTTCCAGACGCTCAACGTGGCCTCGACGGCCGGAGCCTCGCTGCTGGCGTTCGGCTTCATCATCTCCGCCATCTACCTGGTCTACGCCCTGGTGTACGGCCAGCGCGCGTCGGCCAACCCGTGGCACAGCCGCGGCTACGAGTGGCTGACCGCGTCGCCGCCGCCGACCCACAACTTCGTGGGCCCGCAGCCCACCTACACCGAGGAGCCCCACCTGTACGTGGGCCCCGAGAAGTCCGAGGTGCCCGATGCAGTCTAG
- a CDS encoding SCO family protein → MMSTPPSSSLSLRAGMAALLLALGTGMPAYALPGGGKTPQSIIDAQSDTPPQVRGVDVEEHLGELVSLEARFTDAQGKPVQLRDVLPRTRPVLLTLVYYNCPLLCNLVINEQIRNMRELGLELGKDYEAVTVSIDPKDTPAQSLERRRRHLQSMGLPETAPWHFLTGTEENIRLVADAVGFKYSYDASTQQYVHPAVVMVLTPEGAISRYLYGTSFRVQDMKLALVEAAGGRVGTSFDRIVLTCFKYDTATRRYGFYIFGFLRIGALMVFAALATMLAYYWRRELKKGAAA, encoded by the coding sequence ATGATGTCCACCCCTCCCTCCTCTTCTCTGTCTCTGCGCGCCGGGATGGCCGCGCTGCTCCTGGCGTTGGGTACCGGGATGCCGGCGTACGCCCTCCCGGGCGGTGGCAAGACGCCACAGAGCATCATCGACGCCCAGTCCGACACCCCGCCGCAGGTGCGTGGCGTGGACGTGGAGGAGCACCTGGGCGAGCTCGTCTCGCTGGAGGCCCGCTTCACCGACGCCCAGGGCAAGCCCGTACAGCTGCGCGACGTGCTGCCCCGGACCCGGCCGGTCCTGCTGACGCTCGTGTATTACAATTGCCCACTGCTCTGTAACCTCGTCATCAACGAGCAGATCCGCAACATGCGCGAGCTGGGGCTGGAGCTGGGCAAGGACTACGAGGCAGTGACGGTCAGCATCGACCCGAAGGACACGCCGGCGCAGAGCCTCGAGCGGCGGCGGCGGCACCTGCAGTCCATGGGACTGCCAGAGACGGCGCCCTGGCACTTCCTCACCGGCACCGAGGAGAACATCCGCCTTGTGGCGGACGCGGTGGGCTTCAAGTACTCCTACGACGCCAGCACCCAGCAGTACGTGCACCCCGCGGTGGTGATGGTGTTGACGCCGGAGGGCGCCATCTCGCGCTACCTCTACGGCACGTCCTTCCGGGTCCAGGACATGAAGCTGGCCCTGGTGGAGGCGGCGGGTGGCCGGGTGGGTACCAGTTTCGACCGCATCGTCCTGACTTGCTTCAAGTATGACACCGCCACCCGGCGGTACGGCTTCTACATCTTTGGATTCCTCCGGATAGGCGCGCTCATGGTCTTCGCCGCGCTCGCGACCATGCTCGCCTACTACTGGAGGCGTGAGCTGAAGAAAGGCGCAGCAGCATGA
- the coxB gene encoding cytochrome c oxidase subunit II: MNELLNNILFLPERASTFAERVDHLHYFVVGVTMLMSFAVGTTAIFFFFRYRRRSDTQTTEYVVPSVKTEFLFVSLPLLFFLTWFVIGFRDFVFVSTPPKDSMDVYVMGKQWMWKFSYPEGPNGVNVLHVPANRPVRLLLTSRDVIHSFFVPSFRIKMDAVPGRYTQTWFEATKPGTYQILCTEYCGLSHSKMLGEVVVLSPEEWDAWVKEQRKGSLQNRQDALADLSLVPQPARMAEQGQKVAAEVGCFKCHTVNGEPHIGPTFLGMYGKQETLQDGLSLRVDEAYITQSMMDPGAHLAAGFPNVMPTFQGKLTGPQTAAIVEYIKTLRTPDIRTGASSQGPVYEPIQ, from the coding sequence ATGAACGAGTTGCTGAACAACATCCTGTTCCTTCCGGAGCGGGCGTCGACCTTCGCGGAGCGGGTAGACCACCTGCACTACTTCGTCGTCGGCGTGACGATGCTGATGTCGTTCGCCGTGGGTACGACGGCGATCTTCTTCTTCTTCCGCTACCGCCGGCGCTCGGACACCCAGACGACCGAGTACGTGGTGCCGTCGGTGAAGACGGAGTTCCTCTTCGTCTCGCTGCCGCTGCTCTTCTTCCTCACCTGGTTCGTCATCGGCTTCCGGGACTTCGTGTTCGTCTCCACTCCGCCCAAGGACTCGATGGACGTCTACGTCATGGGCAAGCAGTGGATGTGGAAGTTCTCCTACCCGGAGGGCCCCAACGGCGTGAACGTGCTGCACGTGCCGGCCAACCGCCCGGTGCGCCTGCTGCTCACCTCGCGCGACGTCATCCACTCCTTCTTCGTGCCCTCCTTCCGCATCAAGATGGACGCGGTGCCGGGCCGCTACACGCAGACCTGGTTCGAGGCCACCAAGCCCGGCACGTACCAGATCCTCTGCACCGAGTACTGCGGCCTCTCCCACTCGAAGATGCTGGGTGAGGTGGTGGTGCTCTCCCCCGAGGAGTGGGACGCGTGGGTGAAGGAGCAGCGCAAGGGCAGCCTGCAGAACCGCCAGGACGCCCTGGCCGACCTGAGCTTGGTGCCGCAGCCGGCCCGCATGGCGGAGCAGGGCCAGAAGGTGGCGGCCGAGGTGGGCTGCTTCAAGTGCCACACCGTCAATGGCGAGCCGCACATCGGTCCGACGTTCCTCGGCATGTACGGCAAGCAGGAGACGCTGCAGGACGGCCTGAGCCTGCGCGTGGACGAGGCCTACATCACCCAGTCCATGATGGACCCGGGAGCCCACCTCGCGGCCGGCTTCCCCAACGTCATGCCCACCTTCCAGGGCAAGCTGACGGGGCCCCAGACGGCGGCCATCGTCGAGTACATCAAGACCCTGCGCACCCCGGACATCCGCACCGGCGCTTCCTCTCAAGGACCTGTCTATGAGCCCATCCAGTAG